The sequence TGGAGATCGAGAGCGCCATCGCCGGCATCCTCGCCAGGTTCGGTTTTGCTTACTACACGGTGGACGATGATGCCGAACTCTGGATCTCGGACGAATACGGGCTGATGGTCTTCCTCTCCTTCACGTTCCCGGGCGGGCGCTACTACAACTACCGTATCGTCGCGTTCGATGTCGTCGGTGAGGACGAGTGAACCCCTGCGGCCGGCGATGCAGCGATAAGGATGGGGAGATGCAGGAGGGTCTCCGCGCCAACACTATATACCACAAACGCCATCTGGTCTGCAGAAGAACCTGGTGGCATGGGTATGGAACGCTCGGTAAAGCGCCTCATGGAAGACAGAGAGAAGCGACGGGAGGAGAACATCAAGAAATACATCGAGCAGCTCGAGCACGAGAGCACTCCCTACCGCTTACGGGCTGCCGAGGCCCTGGGGGGATGCGCCGATCCGCGGGCGGTCGAACCGCTGATCGCCGCCCTGCACGACCCGGAGAACGAGGTCCGCTGGGTCGCGGCACAGGCGCTCGGGAAACTCCATGACGCACGGGCAGTGGACCCCCTCCTCCCCCTCCTCACCGACCCGGACCGCTGGGCGCGACGCGGCGCCGCCTGGGCACTCGGTGAGATCGGAGACCCCCGCGCGGTCGAACCGCTCCTCCCCCTCCTTGAGGACAGGAAGAAGGACGTCAGGGTGGCTGCTGCCGATGCGCTCGGGAAACTCCACGATGCCCGGTCGGCCGGCGCCCTCTCCGGCGCGCTCGAGAGCGAAGAAGAGCCCGAAGTCAGGACGGTGATCCGGCGTGCGCTCCGCGAGATCACCGGTGAGATAGGGTTTTGACCGGGAGGATGCGATCACCCGTACTCCAGGTGCAGCCCGACGCCAGTCTCCCGGACGTCCGCTACTTTTGAGAGCGTTATCTTTGCCGCAAGACCGGTGCAGTGGCAGGGGTGGAGGGCCGCCGGCTGTACCTCCGAGAAATAGTCAAGGACTCCCTGCATCTGCTCCGGTTGAGGTTTTTCGAGGTGGAACCCGCCGATGACGTCGGCAACCCGGTCTTCACCGCAGACCTCTCGCGCCTGCTCGACGATCGAGCAGATCCCTGCATGGGAGCAACCGGTCACGATGACAAGCCCTTCCGGGGTCCTGCAGGCGAGCGCGGTGTCGTCGACGATGGCATCGTCCCTGATGCCGTCGGGCGTGTAGATGTAGCCGCCCGGAGGCACCTGCTCAAACTCGAACCGCCGTTCGATCTCGCCGAGGAAGACCAGGTTCTCGGTCAGCCAGAGGGGTGCGGCGGTGAGGAGAACTTTCCCATGCCTGAAGAGTTCCTCGACCGAGAGGTGACACCCGATCTCTCCGATACCGTCGCGGCTCCGGGTGAGGAAGGCGTCGGGGTGGGCGATGAATGTAGGCTCGATGCGTTCCCGGCCTTCGATGATCGCCTCGGTGTGGAGCCGGATGAGGGCGTCAAGGCCCCAGGTATGGTCAAGGTGGCCGTGCGAGAGGACGATGTCCTCGACGCGGAGGAGGTCGATCCCCATCTTCCGGGCGTTGGCGATGAGGATATCCGAGTAGCCGGCATCGAAGAGGACGCGGGTCCCGCCGTCCTCGAGATAGAGCGAGAGCCCTGGTTCCGCGAGGAAGTAGCGGTCGGTGAGGGCGACGTTATCCACGAGGACCGTCAACCTCATGCACGGCGCTCCCCACGGAGTGCGACTGTGGCCGTGACCGTGTCCATGCAGATACTGGGAACGTAGCGGTTAAGAAGGTTTCCCGGCGGGGTGATGCTCGCCGCGGGCTTCTGACCGCTCATTTCCCCCTGCCCGGTTCCCGTTCACGTCAACCCCCACCCCGCGAGGCGATAGCAGCGAGGATCCGGGAGTGGCTCCGGAGGGAAGCATCCGGTTAGTGGATGAACGGGTGCGTACTCCCCGCTCTATGGCGGGACCGTAGCCGTACCCAGTGCTGCTTTAAGATGGGGCTGTACTTCGCGGCGAACGAGCCGGCAATGGATGTTGCGACGACGATACCGGCGATGGTGCTCGAGGCGGCCGCCGAGCCGTAGAGCGCTGCAAGGATGATGGAGAACTCTCCGCGGGCGATGGTGTTAGACCAGATCTCAATACCAGCCGCGGTTGAGCCGTGGATCTGCCGCCCGATGAGCACGCCGGAGAGGAGTTTGCTCAAGGCGGCAAGCAGGCTGACCGCGGCGATGGCGACGAGGCCGACCTCTCCCGAGAACTCGACGGATATCCCGAAGAAGACGAAGAACAGCACCAGGAAGACGTCCTTGAAGGGGCGGGCCTGCCGTTCCAGTGCGGCCGGGGCGGTGGTGGAGAGCGCGGCCCCGAGTGCGATGACGGTGAGGGTATCAGGGATATCGATGGCCCGGGCAACAAACGCGGCGGCGACCACCATGGTGAAGGTGATGAGGACCGGGAGTTCGTCGTCCCGGTCAAGTGCCCGACGAATCGCCCTC is a genomic window of Methanoculleus bourgensis MS2 containing:
- a CDS encoding HEAT repeat domain-containing protein, whose amino-acid sequence is MERSVKRLMEDREKRREENIKKYIEQLEHESTPYRLRAAEALGGCADPRAVEPLIAALHDPENEVRWVAAQALGKLHDARAVDPLLPLLTDPDRWARRGAAWALGEIGDPRAVEPLLPLLEDRKKDVRVAAADALGKLHDARSAGALSGALESEEEPEVRTVIRRALREITGEIGF
- a CDS encoding MBL fold metallo-hydrolase, which produces MRLTVLVDNVALTDRYFLAEPGLSLYLEDGGTRVLFDAGYSDILIANARKMGIDLLRVEDIVLSHGHLDHTWGLDALIRLHTEAIIEGRERIEPTFIAHPDAFLTRSRDGIGEIGCHLSVEELFRHGKVLLTAAPLWLTENLVFLGEIERRFEFEQVPPGGYIYTPDGIRDDAIVDDTALACRTPEGLVIVTGCSHAGICSIVEQAREVCGEDRVADVIGGFHLEKPQPEQMQGVLDYFSEVQPAALHPCHCTGLAAKITLSKVADVRETGVGLHLEYG
- a CDS encoding cation:proton antiporter → MEGIAVALGVCLVLALVSRRLSLPPVPFYIIAGLALGKSGLGLVTPSPISDFFVDLGLVFLLFYVGLGLKPDRLLAKRSAFLKVGLIDLNVNLAIGFVAALALGFPLPDAVVVASAFYISSSVLAFASILENKKMVFRESETVVWMMVFEDIVLVLLIVILHSGFTIPVGMIARFAVVAAVLFLACRWGKRAIRRALDRDDELPVLITFTMVVAAAFVARAIDIPDTLTVIALGAALSTTAPAALERQARPFKDVFLVLFFVFFGISVEFSGEVGLVAIAAVSLLAALSKLLSGVLIGRQIHGSTAAGIEIWSNTIARGEFSIILAALYGSAAASSTIAGIVVATSIAGSFAAKYSPILKQHWVRLRSRHRAGSTHPFIH